From a single bacterium genomic region:
- a CDS encoding glycogen synthase produces the protein MNKDKLKVIHVSSEVAPFSKSGGLADVAASLPKALAEHGHEVVVVSPFYGNIRLFESNGYWNAAKIQINSRTFPVVFAEHKHDTERLKYVFVKCDELFDRSGYYNDPITNRDYEDNDVRFALLACAALTWCQSNDWRPDIVHGHDWQSGGLPLFIRSPRFNGFFDLSRFVFTIHNMAFQGRLHGGSRAWYDHAEDYAELGGPAEFHGMFNLLKLAIEMADAINTVSPTYAHELRTVEHMGFGLSSLLHNRHAHFSGILNGLDTTVWNPETDAALAVTYNSTTLVARNRNKRALCEHCSFDYKQSTPLVGMVTRISEQKGFGILLPIIGEIISAPAQVVILGSGDPDYESKLRVLERAYPNRIRLITEYNEPLSHLIYGGCDIFLMPSLFEPCGLSQMMALRYGAPPVARETGGLADTISDFHHNPRGGTGFLFREYSSHALSLTLKKAFSAFRNTEKWRRIQRNGMKEDFSWRRSARVYEEMYRRVLSSERSYR, from the coding sequence ATGAATAAAGACAAACTCAAAGTAATTCATGTTTCCTCTGAGGTTGCACCATTCAGCAAGAGCGGAGGGCTTGCTGATGTTGCCGCGTCGTTGCCGAAAGCTTTGGCTGAACATGGACATGAGGTTGTGGTTGTATCACCGTTCTATGGCAACATCAGGTTATTCGAATCAAACGGCTACTGGAATGCGGCTAAGATACAGATTAACTCACGGACTTTTCCAGTAGTTTTTGCAGAGCACAAGCATGACACCGAGAGACTCAAATATGTTTTTGTCAAATGCGATGAACTGTTTGACCGGTCGGGATATTACAATGATCCCATAACGAACCGTGACTATGAAGACAATGATGTGCGTTTTGCGCTTCTTGCCTGCGCAGCGTTGACTTGGTGCCAGAGCAACGATTGGAGACCCGACATTGTTCATGGACATGACTGGCAATCAGGCGGGTTGCCTTTGTTCATTCGATCTCCTCGTTTCAACGGTTTCTTTGATTTATCCAGGTTTGTTTTCACCATCCACAATATGGCATTTCAGGGCCGGCTGCACGGCGGGTCGAGGGCTTGGTATGATCATGCTGAGGATTATGCGGAACTTGGCGGGCCTGCAGAATTTCACGGTATGTTCAATCTACTTAAGCTGGCTATTGAAATGGCTGATGCAATCAATACTGTCAGTCCTACGTATGCACATGAACTGCGAACCGTTGAACATATGGGATTCGGCTTGAGTTCATTGCTGCATAATCGACATGCACACTTTTCGGGCATCCTGAACGGATTAGATACGACGGTATGGAATCCCGAAACAGATGCGGCACTTGCAGTCACATACAATTCAACAACGCTTGTAGCACGAAACCGAAACAAGAGAGCGCTTTGCGAGCATTGTTCATTTGACTACAAGCAGTCGACACCACTTGTAGGTATGGTGACACGCATCTCAGAACAAAAGGGTTTCGGGATCCTGCTGCCAATTATCGGGGAGATTATTAGCGCCCCGGCACAAGTTGTCATTCTTGGCAGCGGTGATCCAGATTATGAGTCAAAACTGCGAGTATTGGAGCGAGCTTACCCGAATCGTATTCGTTTGATTACAGAGTACAACGAACCCCTATCTCATCTGATTTATGGGGGATGCGATATCTTCCTAATGCCGTCCCTCTTCGAACCCTGTGGTTTGAGTCAGATGATGGCCCTTCGATATGGAGCACCACCCGTTGCAAGGGAGACGGGTGGACTCGCCGATACTATATCCGATTTTCATCATAATCCCAGAGGTGGTACCGGATTTCTTTTTCGAGAGTACAGTTCTCATGCGCTTTCCCTGACATTAAAGAAAGCGTTTAGCGCTTTTCGTAACACTGAGAAATGGCGGAGGATTCAGCGAAACGGAATGAAGGAAGACTTTAGTTGGCGCCGTTCGGCGCGAGTATACGAAGAGATGTATCGACGGGTTCTTTCTTCAGAAAGATCATATCGATGA
- a CDS encoding imidazolonepropionase, which translates to MNSALIFDIGTLATPQLKDADDLRRPVQELHNAAVWIENGHFKEIGRSFDLLNRVPTSVPRYNALHKLMLPGFVDCHAHPIFVGNRAGEFYLRNRGASYQEISEKGGGIHATARRIAAASVEQIVRESLPRFEMSLAGGVTTIECKSGYGLTWAGEERLLVAMREIEKIVPQRMVKTLLIHAVPLELASKRDTFVQEVTDQIIPETRERGLAGRVDVFCERGAFSVEDSRTILSAAKALGMDITIHANQFGHSGGALLAAELGARSADHLEYLNDDEITRLHNAGVVCVALPACVYCMNSIPYPPMRKMLDSGIRLAVATDMNPGTSMTESIPFCMTTAAIYGKLTMNELLWSVTLDSARALGIQDLAGSIEPGRQADFSLWNLPSPESLPYFMGACHADEVWIAGEQVYEFTSTVKRY; encoded by the coding sequence TTGAATTCAGCTCTGATTTTTGATATCGGGACTTTAGCGACACCGCAGCTGAAGGACGCTGACGATCTGCGGCGGCCAGTACAGGAACTTCATAACGCTGCCGTATGGATTGAGAACGGTCATTTCAAGGAAATAGGCAGGTCGTTTGACTTGCTAAATCGGGTTCCAACGAGCGTTCCTCGATACAATGCTCTGCACAAGCTAATGCTTCCCGGTTTTGTCGATTGCCATGCACATCCGATATTTGTTGGCAACCGTGCGGGAGAGTTCTACTTGCGTAACCGCGGAGCGTCGTATCAAGAAATATCCGAGAAGGGAGGAGGAATTCACGCAACTGCTCGCAGAATTGCTGCTGCCTCGGTCGAGCAGATCGTTCGTGAATCACTCCCGAGATTCGAGATGTCTTTAGCCGGCGGAGTGACAACGATCGAATGCAAGAGCGGATATGGGTTGACCTGGGCCGGTGAAGAGAGACTGCTCGTCGCTATGCGCGAAATAGAGAAGATTGTGCCACAGAGAATGGTCAAGACCTTGTTGATACATGCCGTTCCTTTGGAACTAGCGAGCAAGCGCGACACTTTTGTTCAAGAAGTGACAGATCAGATCATACCTGAAACTCGAGAGCGCGGACTGGCTGGGAGGGTGGACGTATTTTGCGAGCGCGGCGCATTTTCGGTGGAAGACTCAAGAACTATTCTGAGTGCCGCAAAAGCACTTGGAATGGACATAACGATACATGCCAATCAATTTGGACATTCGGGCGGTGCTCTCCTTGCCGCTGAGCTCGGTGCACGCAGCGCAGATCATCTTGAGTATTTGAATGACGATGAAATTACGCGTTTGCATAACGCAGGTGTCGTATGCGTTGCTCTTCCCGCGTGCGTCTATTGCATGAACTCAATACCATATCCCCCGATGCGGAAAATGCTGGATTCGGGAATAAGATTAGCTGTTGCAACGGACATGAATCCGGGGACGTCAATGACGGAATCAATACCGTTTTGCATGACTACCGCGGCAATATACGGCAAACTCACCATGAACGAGCTGCTTTGGTCTGTGACTCTGGATTCAGCGCGGGCACTTGGAATTCAAGATTTGGCGGGATCGATAGAACCCGGCAGGCAAGCGGATTTCAGCTTGTGGAACTTACCTTCACCGGAGTCCCTACCTTATTTTATGGGAGCATGCCACGCCGACGAAGTCTGGATCGCAGGGGAGCAGGTGTACGAGTTTACATCAACAGTCAAGCGCTATTGA
- a CDS encoding cation transporter has protein sequence MRVQQTAKVSLTRFAWLSVAAAIATIALKTSAYFLTGSVGILSDALESLVNLAGAVIALVMLSIAAKPPDEDHEFGHGKAEYFASGAEGAMIIFAAGSIAVAAVNRLLNPQPLEQVGLGLAVTLAATLINLLVAIVIRRAGKEYHSVTLDANARHLMTDVWTSAGVIAAVGIVALSKLQFLDPVIALVVAANIIREGIHIVRSSVLGLMDTAIPAEEHARIVSVLQSYEEDEVTYHALRTRQAGRRRFVSVHILVPGDWTVHQGHEMLEQIENKLIQAVPNITVLTHLESLEDPASWKDIGLDRAPE, from the coding sequence ATGCGTGTACAGCAAACGGCGAAGGTCTCGCTAACGCGCTTTGCGTGGCTCTCGGTTGCTGCTGCAATTGCAACAATCGCGCTGAAGACAAGTGCCTACTTCCTCACCGGTTCAGTAGGAATCCTATCGGATGCACTTGAATCATTGGTCAATTTGGCGGGTGCCGTCATCGCATTGGTAATGTTGAGCATTGCCGCCAAGCCCCCGGATGAGGACCACGAGTTTGGCCACGGCAAAGCGGAGTATTTTGCCAGCGGTGCCGAAGGAGCCATGATCATTTTCGCGGCCGGCAGTATTGCCGTTGCTGCTGTGAACAGATTACTTAATCCACAGCCGCTAGAACAGGTCGGGTTGGGCTTGGCGGTCACTCTTGCCGCCACTCTGATCAATCTTCTTGTTGCTATAGTAATCCGCCGGGCCGGGAAGGAGTATCACTCGGTTACTCTGGACGCAAATGCCCGTCATCTCATGACGGATGTTTGGACATCTGCCGGAGTGATTGCCGCTGTTGGTATCGTTGCTCTTAGCAAACTGCAATTCCTGGATCCGGTCATTGCACTTGTCGTTGCAGCGAATATCATACGCGAAGGAATTCACATTGTAAGAAGTTCAGTGCTCGGACTCATGGACACTGCAATTCCTGCCGAGGAACATGCCCGCATTGTCTCCGTGTTACAGAGCTATGAGGAGGATGAGGTCACCTACCATGCGCTTAGGACGCGGCAGGCCGGAAGACGCAGATTTGTCTCCGTTCATATTCTCGTGCCCGGCGATTGGACTGTTCATCAAGGACACGAGATGCTTGAGCAGATCGAGAACAAGCTGATTCAGGCGGTTCCGAATATTACCGTACTTACGCATCTGGAATCTCTTGAAGATCCGGCATCGTGGAAAGACATCGGACTCGACAGAGCCCCGGAATGA
- a CDS encoding enoyl-CoA hydratase/isomerase family protein, translating into MMNYENIIWSTSGPVGQITINRPKALNALNGATLTELEHCLDKEITPEIRALVITGSGEKSFVAGADIIEIRELDSKTGKLFTERGNRLFSRIESLPIPVIAAVNGFALGGGCELAMSCHLRIASEKAKFGQPEIKLGIIPGYGGTQRLARLIGGGRALDLLLTARMIDANTALQWGLVNEVAAPETIQTRAIELATQLAQLAPLARKAILEAVYRGAGKPLTDALRIEEELFALCCGTKDKLEGTTAFLEKREAAFSGE; encoded by the coding sequence ATGATGAACTACGAGAACATAATCTGGAGTACTTCGGGTCCGGTCGGGCAGATTACGATAAACCGACCGAAGGCGCTGAACGCCTTGAACGGGGCGACACTTACTGAACTTGAGCACTGTCTGGATAAAGAAATCACGCCGGAAATCCGGGCACTCGTGATTACAGGTTCAGGCGAGAAGAGTTTTGTCGCAGGCGCGGACATAATTGAGATTCGGGAATTGGATTCTAAGACAGGCAAACTATTTACCGAGCGCGGCAATCGGTTGTTTTCGCGGATAGAGTCTTTGCCGATACCAGTCATCGCCGCCGTAAATGGTTTCGCGCTTGGTGGAGGATGCGAATTGGCAATGTCGTGCCATCTTCGAATTGCGTCAGAGAAGGCGAAATTCGGCCAACCTGAGATAAAGTTGGGCATTATTCCTGGATACGGCGGCACCCAAAGACTTGCGCGGTTAATTGGCGGTGGCAGAGCACTAGACCTGTTACTTACGGCGCGAATGATAGATGCGAATACGGCATTGCAATGGGGTCTTGTCAATGAAGTTGCTGCACCGGAAACAATTCAGACCAGAGCAATTGAACTTGCAACACAACTTGCGCAGCTCGCGCCGCTTGCACGCAAAGCGATCCTAGAAGCCGTCTATCGCGGCGCAGGAAAGCCTCTTACCGATGCACTAAGAATTGAGGAAGAGTTGTTCGCCCTTTGCTGCGGCACAAAAGACAAGCTGGAAGGCACCACCGCCTTTCTCGAAAAACGTGAAGCAGCATTTTCCGGGGAATAA
- the hutU gene encoding urocanate hydratase: MLEIPNTPTGTNLVCRGWLQEAAYRMLLNNLDQSVAEDREQLIVYGGTGKAARNREALELILESLKKLANDETLLVQSGKPVGIVTTHPDAPRVLIANSNLVPQWANWEYFHELEAKGLIMYGQMTAGSWIYIGTQGILQGTYETFAAAGRKHFGGTLAGTWTLTGGLGGMGGAQPLAVTLNGGAVLCVEVDPIRLRRRVEIGYCDRASESLDEALNLVKNAARNKQALSVGLLGNCADVFPELVRRGDLPQLVTDQTSAHDELNGYVPNGMLYAEALELRRRNAAEYIRYSMGAMVQHCRAIKEMQDQGVVAFDYGNNLRGQALKGGYAEAFAYPGFVPAYVRPLFCEGKGPFRWAALSGDPKDINAIDRKALELFPDDAGLQRWIKEATTKIPFQGLPARICWLGQGDRAKLGLAINAMVASGEVNAPIVIGRDHLDCGSVASPNRETESMKDGSDAISDWPLLNALVNTASGATWVSFHHGGGVGIGASQHAGQVVVADGTNDAARRIERVLTNDPAMGIFRHHDAGYELATETAITKNVRIPGLNY, from the coding sequence ATGTTAGAGATACCAAATACACCCACAGGAACCAATCTAGTCTGCCGGGGATGGTTGCAGGAAGCTGCATATAGAATGCTCCTGAACAATCTCGACCAATCTGTTGCCGAAGATCGTGAGCAACTGATAGTGTACGGTGGGACCGGAAAAGCGGCCAGGAATCGTGAAGCACTTGAGCTCATACTCGAGTCATTGAAGAAACTCGCCAATGACGAGACGCTGCTCGTGCAATCCGGTAAGCCAGTTGGTATTGTGACAACACACCCGGATGCTCCGCGTGTACTTATTGCCAACTCGAATCTCGTTCCACAATGGGCGAACTGGGAGTATTTCCACGAGTTAGAGGCAAAAGGCTTGATAATGTATGGCCAGATGACAGCCGGTTCGTGGATTTACATCGGGACTCAAGGCATACTGCAGGGAACGTATGAGACTTTCGCAGCAGCCGGCCGCAAACACTTCGGCGGGACTCTGGCCGGTACCTGGACACTGACAGGCGGATTAGGAGGAATGGGCGGCGCACAGCCCCTTGCTGTGACACTGAATGGCGGTGCCGTGCTTTGTGTCGAAGTGGACCCCATTAGACTTAGGAGACGGGTAGAAATTGGCTACTGCGATCGCGCGAGCGAATCTCTTGACGAAGCACTGAATCTTGTGAAAAACGCTGCAAGAAATAAGCAGGCTCTTTCTGTTGGTCTGCTTGGTAACTGTGCCGATGTTTTTCCTGAATTGGTCCGACGCGGGGATCTGCCGCAGCTCGTGACAGACCAAACTTCCGCGCATGATGAATTAAACGGCTACGTGCCGAACGGGATGCTCTATGCGGAGGCTCTTGAACTTCGCAGGCGGAATGCAGCAGAGTACATCAGGTATTCGATGGGTGCCATGGTACAGCACTGTCGGGCAATAAAGGAAATGCAGGATCAAGGTGTCGTGGCGTTTGATTATGGAAATAATCTGCGAGGACAAGCTCTGAAAGGCGGCTACGCCGAGGCCTTTGCCTACCCGGGATTTGTTCCGGCATACGTCAGACCGCTATTCTGTGAAGGCAAAGGTCCATTCAGGTGGGCAGCACTTTCAGGCGATCCGAAAGACATAAATGCAATTGACCGGAAAGCCCTTGAGCTGTTTCCAGATGATGCCGGACTGCAACGGTGGATAAAAGAAGCGACCACTAAAATACCGTTTCAAGGCTTACCCGCTCGCATTTGCTGGCTTGGTCAAGGAGACCGGGCAAAACTTGGATTAGCGATAAACGCCATGGTTGCATCAGGAGAAGTAAATGCGCCAATCGTTATCGGTCGCGATCATCTGGATTGCGGAAGCGTGGCTTCACCGAATCGCGAAACTGAGTCCATGAAAGACGGATCAGACGCAATTTCAGATTGGCCATTGTTAAATGCATTGGTGAACACAGCAAGCGGAGCCACATGGGTGAGCTTCCATCACGGCGGCGGAGTCGGAATTGGTGCATCACAGCACGCCGGCCAAGTAGTTGTGGCTGACGGTACTAATGATGCAGCCAGGCGAATTGAGCGAGTATTGACAAACGATCCGGCAATGGGCATATTTCGTCATCATGATGCCGGGTACGAATTGGCGACAGAAACCGCAATTACGAAAAACGTCAGGATACCGGGACTAAACTACTAA
- a CDS encoding GGDEF domain-containing protein, which translates to MTSLIARLHASDKLVNWRLLRASGEELRAVDDFLVGHADRMESEYGSTTIDIFADENILVVVEPEPLCPALFHVHGERFTIGLADLDKVQSELVAFGVRLDQPKRSTEGNGIRNVIENLWKLWEQRCRCRALECIQAEHRFDREGADFFDAIEQRLRSLFAPDYLEIAPANSSTYWPDRPEGWSWIFASRSEFQWPSPLSQNYEEGLFRKGSTEFVAELSEREMPLFAANQASGLTSGLFVPLVHRGQRHGIIKLLFVRRPLISTSEESSLPTVQHGLSLVFDRSALHFRTQRMAMVDGLTNLFNHRFFLTQLRTEYQRSLRYGGVISLLMIDVDGFKNYNDTYGHQAGNRVLTWVASMIRRTVRDIDVVARYGGEEFALILPEVRAEQGLIVAEKIRKVISSGEIVADTGEKLAPITISCGVTDSAGCKSPEDMIDRADRALYWVKRNGRNLVRLATLE; encoded by the coding sequence ATGACTTCTCTTATCGCTAGACTGCATGCGTCAGACAAATTGGTGAATTGGAGACTTTTGCGCGCTTCAGGCGAAGAACTTCGGGCGGTGGACGACTTTCTCGTTGGCCATGCGGATAGAATGGAGTCAGAGTACGGCAGCACGACCATAGACATCTTTGCGGACGAGAACATCTTAGTTGTCGTTGAGCCGGAGCCCTTGTGCCCCGCATTATTCCACGTGCACGGCGAGAGATTTACTATTGGTTTGGCAGACTTGGATAAAGTGCAATCAGAACTTGTTGCGTTCGGAGTACGGCTCGACCAGCCGAAGCGAAGTACTGAAGGAAACGGCATACGAAATGTTATTGAGAACCTCTGGAAGCTGTGGGAGCAGCGATGCCGCTGCAGAGCGCTTGAGTGTATTCAGGCTGAGCATAGATTTGATAGAGAGGGCGCGGACTTTTTCGATGCAATTGAGCAACGACTTCGCAGTTTGTTTGCTCCTGATTATCTGGAGATAGCACCTGCAAATTCGAGCACATACTGGCCAGACCGACCTGAAGGGTGGTCGTGGATTTTCGCGTCTCGTTCCGAGTTTCAATGGCCATCGCCGCTATCTCAAAACTACGAAGAAGGCTTGTTTCGGAAAGGAAGCACGGAGTTTGTCGCCGAGTTAAGTGAGCGCGAGATGCCGTTGTTTGCAGCGAATCAGGCAAGCGGACTCACATCCGGGCTATTCGTGCCTCTCGTCCACCGCGGGCAACGGCATGGGATAATTAAGCTACTCTTTGTCCGCCGTCCACTGATATCAACTTCCGAGGAGTCTTCACTTCCAACAGTTCAGCATGGACTATCGCTAGTATTTGACCGTAGCGCCTTGCACTTTAGAACACAACGCATGGCAATGGTGGACGGACTGACAAATCTGTTCAATCATCGGTTCTTCCTGACGCAGTTAAGAACGGAGTATCAGCGGTCCTTGCGGTATGGCGGTGTTATCAGCCTTCTTATGATAGATGTAGACGGGTTCAAGAATTACAATGATACTTATGGCCACCAAGCCGGGAACCGTGTATTGACGTGGGTAGCCAGCATGATTCGCCGTACGGTACGTGACATTGATGTTGTTGCACGGTACGGCGGAGAAGAGTTTGCACTTATTCTCCCTGAAGTTCGCGCCGAGCAAGGGCTAATTGTTGCCGAGAAAATCCGCAAGGTGATTTCATCCGGAGAGATCGTTGCGGATACAGGCGAAAAATTGGCGCCGATCACGATTTCTTGCGGCGTAACGGACAGTGCGGGCTGCAAGAGTCCTGAGGACATGATTGACCGCGCCGATCGTGCCCTATATTGGGTGAAGCGAAATGGCCGGAACTTGGTGAGACTTGCAACTCTTGAATGA
- a CDS encoding D-2-hydroxyacid dehydrogenase, with protein sequence MDELRIVSYASQNSDRQAELRDALREFDAGVRIEFANTEEEACELLADARVLLAHRLTPAMFKAAPHLRWVHLTSAGVERSLFKEFVESEVLLTNSRGMHARPMAEWTLAGLLYWAQRFQYVDEWRLSRDWKEPKRKMTTTRRTLYGLHALVVGFGEVGKGISELLKANGLVVEAIATRPRKDVVEVFPMEQLEERLQEADIVIIALPATPKSIGLFNRRIFPLMKSGSVFVNIARGSIVDESDLISALKAGRPGYAILDVFAEEPLPGESELFDLPNVFMTPHVSGNFPEYTHKVHEIFVENVLRFVENRPLRFEVDKKRGY encoded by the coding sequence ATGGACGAACTGAGAATAGTATCATATGCTTCGCAGAATTCTGATCGTCAGGCTGAGCTTCGCGACGCGTTGCGCGAGTTTGACGCAGGTGTACGTATTGAATTTGCGAATACCGAAGAAGAGGCTTGCGAGTTGCTCGCAGATGCCCGTGTCCTGCTCGCGCACCGGCTGACTCCCGCAATGTTTAAGGCCGCTCCTCACCTTCGTTGGGTACACTTGACCAGCGCGGGCGTGGAGCGCAGTCTTTTTAAGGAGTTCGTGGAAAGCGAAGTGCTATTGACAAATAGCAGAGGTATGCACGCTCGACCAATGGCAGAGTGGACTTTAGCAGGCTTGCTCTACTGGGCTCAGCGATTTCAGTATGTCGACGAGTGGCGCCTTTCGAGGGACTGGAAGGAACCCAAAAGGAAAATGACAACGACAAGGCGCACTCTGTACGGCCTTCATGCATTGGTTGTCGGTTTTGGAGAAGTCGGAAAAGGGATATCCGAGCTATTGAAGGCAAACGGGCTTGTAGTCGAGGCAATTGCCACTCGTCCGCGAAAAGACGTAGTGGAGGTCTTTCCAATGGAGCAGCTTGAAGAACGGTTGCAGGAGGCGGATATCGTGATCATCGCGCTGCCCGCAACTCCAAAGTCAATAGGGCTGTTTAACCGCAGGATTTTTCCGCTGATGAAGTCCGGGAGCGTCTTTGTCAATATTGCAAGAGGATCAATCGTTGACGAATCAGACTTGATTTCTGCCTTGAAGGCAGGTAGGCCTGGTTACGCTATTCTCGATGTGTTTGCCGAAGAACCGCTGCCCGGCGAATCCGAACTCTTTGACCTGCCCAATGTATTCATGACTCCGCACGTGTCCGGGAACTTTCCCGAGTACACGCACAAAGTCCATGAGATATTTGTGGAGAATGTCCTGCGATTTGTTGAAAACAGACCGCTGAGATTTGAAGTTGACAAAAAGCGCGGTTATTAA
- a CDS encoding S8 family serine peptidase, translating to MSERSIERRLRNGTDVVSLGDIPVHADYISQVRQTGAQVRAVSKWLNAVSVDASTQQLELIRSLPFVKDTRQFTKKLAIDLPRSNGSSRLDSTQYGNSFRQNEICRIPELHARGLSGSGVLLCMLDTGFRTEHVALRDLNYLAMRDFIFGDSIVANEAGQDSAEQHSHGTAVLSAAAGLDSNNIIGPAFGALWMLAKTEYVPTETEVEEDYYVAGMEWADSAGADITTSSLGYIDWYTQDQMDGRSTVVAQAVTEAQRRGILVLTAQGNERNSQWGTVISPADADSILAIGGVDSMLNLSGFSSPGPTADGRIKPDVSAQASDVWCAMAFTTDQYWRLSGTSLATPIAAGIAALVMEANPDWTAQQVRHAMMATASQAGAPDNDLGYGIVDAVAAADYIFSAIDRSITIPESPALTAFPNPVNGHLRLTLSSLIDQQGDFRLYDALGRVVASFQQRVQIGENSFTVPVDAFASGKYFVRFEGRLTSQVAPIVILK from the coding sequence TTGTCCGAGCGGTCGATAGAACGGCGGTTGCGAAACGGTACCGACGTTGTAAGTTTGGGAGATATTCCGGTGCATGCCGATTACATCAGTCAAGTCCGGCAAACGGGAGCTCAGGTACGTGCCGTTAGCAAGTGGCTGAATGCAGTTAGTGTTGATGCATCCACTCAGCAACTTGAGCTCATTCGATCTCTCCCATTTGTTAAGGATACCCGGCAGTTCACGAAGAAATTGGCCATCGACTTGCCCCGCAGCAACGGATCTTCCCGCCTCGACAGCACGCAGTACGGAAACAGTTTCAGACAGAACGAAATTTGCCGTATCCCGGAGCTCCATGCGAGGGGCTTATCCGGAAGCGGCGTTCTTCTATGTATGTTGGACACGGGCTTTCGGACGGAGCATGTTGCGCTTCGGGATTTGAACTACCTTGCGATGCGGGATTTCATCTTTGGGGATTCAATTGTCGCAAACGAAGCTGGACAAGACTCGGCCGAACAGCATTCTCACGGCACTGCCGTCCTGTCTGCCGCTGCCGGACTTGACAGCAACAACATCATTGGTCCTGCATTCGGAGCACTTTGGATGCTTGCCAAAACGGAATATGTTCCAACCGAAACCGAAGTCGAGGAAGATTATTACGTTGCCGGAATGGAATGGGCGGACAGCGCAGGCGCCGATATCACCACATCGAGCTTGGGCTACATTGATTGGTACACACAAGATCAAATGGACGGTCGCTCCACCGTCGTCGCGCAAGCTGTCACGGAGGCACAGCGGCGGGGAATTCTCGTTCTAACGGCGCAAGGTAACGAGCGAAACTCGCAATGGGGAACAGTCATTTCCCCGGCAGACGCTGACAGCATTCTTGCTATCGGAGGCGTTGACTCCATGCTTAATCTGTCTGGTTTCTCATCACCCGGGCCTACCGCGGACGGCCGTATCAAGCCGGATGTTTCGGCGCAAGCTTCGGACGTCTGGTGCGCAATGGCATTCACGACTGATCAGTATTGGAGATTATCGGGAACTTCGCTTGCAACTCCAATTGCCGCCGGCATCGCAGCTCTTGTCATGGAAGCCAATCCGGACTGGACTGCCCAGCAAGTTCGGCATGCCATGATGGCTACTGCTTCACAGGCAGGTGCACCGGACAATGACCTGGGCTACGGAATTGTAGACGCCGTCGCCGCCGCAGATTACATATTCTCTGCAATTGACCGTTCGATAACCATTCCGGAGTCTCCAGCACTAACTGCATTTCCGAATCCGGTGAATGGTCATTTGAGATTGACGTTAAGTTCCTTGATCGACCAGCAAGGTGATTTCCGGCTGTATGACGCACTCGGACGTGTCGTCGCATCTTTCCAACAACGCGTGCAGATTGGTGAGAATTCATTCACCGTTCCTGTCGATGCATTCGCCAGCGGAAAGTACTTTGTCCGGTTTGAGGGACGACTTACGTCTCAGGTAGCTCCGATCGTCATTCTGAAATAG